CATGTTGCTTTCGTCCTCCAACTCCCACGCCTCGCGGGATTCGATTCAGGAAGGAAAGGAGCAATGTGACGATTATGCTCTTCCGGTAGACCGCGGACCGGGCATTCAGGACTGCTTTGCTAATCTGAGTGAATCAGCGAAATCTGCGGATCGAGTCCAGGACGGCGTCTGCGGATAGAAAATATCTTTTCAATCCCTGGTAATTCGCGCAAATCCGTGGTCAAGCATCTGAGTAAATCAGCGAAATCTGCGGATCGAGTCCGGGACGGCGTCTGCGGATAGAAGAATCCTTTCCCTGTAGACTGTGGACGGGGACTGAGGACTGCTTTACTAATTCGCCTAATTCGTGCGAATTCGTGGTGGTCTGTTTTTCGAATCCGTGATAATCCGTGAAAATCCGTGGTGAGAAAAAGTTGGTTCATTCGTTTGATTCGGCTGTAATCCGGGACATTCGTGATAGAAAAAGATTTGCTTTGGTTGCGGCTCTCTTGATCCGTGTGAATCTGGGTGCATCTGTGGTTCCAAAAATTCTGCTTTGTCTTCGTGGTTCGCTATTCGCTTCATTCAATTCTTCTGAAACGACCAAATCTCATTGCTGGTAACGATCGGCCGCTCCGCCGAGTCCAGGTCGATCCCACGAACCCGCCAATACAAGGGAACTCCCGCGGGAACCTTGCTCCACAGGAACGACGGCATCGCCCATTGAGTCTCGGTCAGAATCTGAGATAAATTCTCATACGTCGAATAGTAGCTTGTGAAAGCGGCGCTCGTGCTCACTTCAATGGCGAACGCGTCTCTCGTCCCGCCGTCGGGCGTCCAGACAAACAGCGGGGGCGCCGAAAGAGCGGCGCCGTCGGCCGGTGAAATCAACGAGATTTCCTGCAGGCCGGTCACTTCCACTATCGGATAATGGTAACCCATATCCACGATGCCCGCGTCTCCCACTCCGGTCGCATCCAATTGATCGCTGCGAGTGGTTAGCATCTGCAGGCCCAAAAGCAAAGCCTCGTCGTTTCCCGCGTCCACGCACGGGCTGTCCGATGCCTGGCCGGCATCTGTCTGGCTAAGATAAGACGAGCCGAGCGGGCCCTGGCTGAACATCGGATCCGCACTGATATTGCTTTCAAGCCAGTACAGACTCGCCTCCGGTTCAACATAAGCCGCCGCTTTGCCTCCCTCTACGTCGCTGCTCTCAAACGCGGTCGAATCGTAGGACTGCAGCGCAATTTCGTTCCCGAGCAGCGCGGAATTCCCCCAGAAAATGCTGTTCGTTACGTTATTATGGGATTGATAGCTGTGAAATCCGCCGCCGCCCCAGCCGGCTGTATTATTCCGTACGGTGCAATTGGATATGTTGACGAAGGATGAAGAACAAAAAAAGCCGCCGCCCCACCATAAGGCGGCATTATTCTCTATGAGGCAATTCCAAAATGTGGGAGTGCAGTCCACATCAGTGACAATTCCGCCGCCGTTATCCGCTAAATTATTCCGGAGAATCGTCTCCGCTATTATTGGAGCGCCTCGAATAAGGAAGACGCCTCCGCCCTCCTCTGCCGAATTTGTTTCAATCGTGCATCCACTGATCAACGGAGAAGAATTCGTCGAGTATATGCCGCCTCCATACATGGCTTCATTTGCTGTCAACGTGCAGGCTGAAATGATGGGAGACGAATCCCTGCAACTGATCGCTCCACCGAAATTCGCTGCGCAGGCGGTAATGGTGCAGTTCGTAATCGTGGGGGAGGCTCCGCGCTCACAGAAAATGCCTCCACCCTCTGAAGTCTCGCCGTCCATACCGTTCCTGATCGTGAATCCGCTAACTGCCGAATCTGCGCCTTCACCGGAATGAAAATAGAATCCCCTTCCGTCTCCCTGACAATCGATGATGCAATTGGCCGCGCCATTCTCAGAAACAAGCTTGATTGGTTTCCCCTGAAAATCGAGGTTCTTGTTCTCCGCTCCCGTATAGATGCCGTCTCGCACGATCACATAAATATCGGTGACCGCGTTGAGAGCCGCCTGTATCGTGGGAAAATCGTCCGGAACATACACCGCGGATGCGGGGGCTGATGCGATCGCAACCGCGCCCGGCTCAGCCGCCAAACCTCTTCTTGGGCCGAAAACAAAGATGAAAACAAGAACGATTAGGAAGACCTTGCGCCTGCTATCCCATCTCATCTGTCGCCTCTCCCTGATAGAAAACCAATTTCATTCTTCCAAAATTAGGCCTTCGGTTATAAAAGTTTATCGGCTAGGGGAAAAGAAAGTCAAGCAGCCAGGAAAGTCATTTAAAAAACTCTGCGGATGAACACCAGTCCGGGTTCGGCGATTAACCTGAAACGATCGCCGCAGGACTGCAGTTTCGCGGGCACAAGCCCGGAAACAGCCACCGTAGGGGCGACCCGGTGAGTCGCCCGCCTTCAAACCTGCATCTATGAATACAACCCCGAGTACGGACCTCAATCGCCCAGGTCCTTCTCCACATGCCCGTCCAGATACAGGACGTGTCCGGCAAACGACGCGTGGTTGCCTTCAACCTCGATAACCGTCACTTCCTCGCCTGCGTTCGGGCTGTCAATACTGTATCCCGGAGTATAGACATAATCCGTATCGAAATCCACGAATTCTCCCCCGCGCGCCGGACACACGAATGTCATCAAATCGGACACGTAATATGGATGCAACTCTGAAAGATCATTCGGAAGCTCGCCGTCATGATCGTTGGCAAAAATCGCGAGCGCCAGCCCGATAAACTTCAGATTCCGGCCGCAGGCCGCATCAACATTCGTCCGCTCGATTTCTTCGACGATCTGAGATGCCGCGAGCTCGCCGATTCGCACGACAGAAAATTCATGCATCTCTCCGGTATCGGCATTCGTCACGCTGATCAATGCCGTATCCTCATTCACCTGTCTGAGCACCGCCCAATAGGGCGCGTTATCCTGAAAGTAAATCTCGTCCCCCACAATGATCCCGATATACGCAGTCTGCAAATCCGGCAGCACGTATACCTTGATCGCGCCGATACCCTGCTCGACTTTTGCAGCATATGTGACGCCGTCGGTGAAATCGAATTTGTAGTAGCCCTCGAGATTTTCCGATAGCGGAATTGCATTAGCGCTTGCCGATGCTATCAAAACCGTCCACACACAACTCAGAAAAATTATTCGTTTCTTCATCTTAATTCCCTCCGTTTCCTTGCGGCCGCGAGCGTGGCTCCTCGCGTGACGTCAAATGCGAGAAGGTTGGAATGAACAATCGTAAAGAGCGAGCAGGCAAACCTGCTGAACTGGATTGAGCGCGTTCGGAACGAATCCCCGATCCTCCTCGAGCAGGGCCGGCCCGAGAAACCCCCTCTAAAAAAGGGGGATTAAGAGGCTGTCCCATGATTGAGATTTGTCTTCTTCTGCCAGACCCTGGATTCCTGCCTTCGCAGGAATGACGGGTCACTCCGACTTGTCGATACCGCTCTGTCATCGGCACCAACCCCAATAGGACAGTCTCTTAAGGGGGATTTTGAGGTACATAGGCGGACGGCAGTAGTTCTTCATTATTCTTCTCCCACCATTTGGTCCACCTCTTCGCATCCCAGCCATAATGCTTGCCCGTCAATTCCGTGAGGATCTGGCCATAATGGTTTCGTTGAGAATAATGATATGTTTGAGAACGATCCTCCAGATACGAGATAAGCAGAGGAACAGTGGAATAATCTCCCATCCTTGCAAACCGAACGACATAGTCCCTGAGGAAAGGATTCGAATGCTGGCGAGAAAGTCTTGCAAGTTCCTCCCTCAAGTACTGTCTTGCTGGCAGGTCCCCCGATTCCGCGAGCGCAAAGCCCGTCTCCAGCTTCAGGACCGGAGCGAGATCGGGTTGTGAAAATAATTCTTGAAGATGCCTCCTCGCCTCGGCGCTTCTTATTCGCCCGAGTGCCTCAATTGCCTTCCGATGCCGTGCAGGGTTTTCATGTATTACCTGCAAAAGAGGCTGAGCCGCCTCTTCGCACCGTAGTTTCCCCAGCGATTCGGCCGCCCTTTCGCTGACGCGCGCATTCTCATCGAAAAGAACCTGTATCAACGGACTGCATGGGGGAGTTCCAGTCATATTCCCCATGCTCTTCGCTATACCTTCGCGAACATAGGCGAGCGGATGTTCCTGCATCAAACGAACAATGCGTGGTTGAGCTTCGCCATGATTGAGCGAACAGAGCCGGGAAGCGGCCATGCTGCATACGCGCGGATTCT
This Candidatus Abyssobacteria bacterium SURF_5 DNA region includes the following protein-coding sequences:
- a CDS encoding right-handed parallel beta-helix repeat-containing protein — translated: MRWDSRRKVFLIVLVFIFVFGPRRGLAAEPGAVAIASAPASAVYVPDDFPTIQAALNAVTDIYVIVRDGIYTGAENKNLDFQGKPIKLVSENGAANCIIDCQGDGRGFYFHSGEGADSAVSGFTIRNGMDGETSEGGGIFCERGASPTITNCTITACAANFGGAISCRDSSPIISACTLTANEAMYGGGIYSTNSSPLISGCTIETNSAEEGGGVFLIRGAPIIAETILRNNLADNGGGIVTDVDCTPTFWNCLIENNAALWWGGGFFCSSSFVNISNCTVRNNTAGWGGGGFHSYQSHNNVTNSIFWGNSALLGNEIALQSYDSTAFESSDVEGGKAAAYVEPEASLYWLESNISADPMFSQGPLGSSYLSQTDAGQASDSPCVDAGNDEALLLGLQMLTTRSDQLDATGVGDAGIVDMGYHYPIVEVTGLQEISLISPADGAALSAPPLFVWTPDGGTRDAFAIEVSTSAAFTSYYSTYENLSQILTETQWAMPSFLWSKVPAGVPLYWRVRGIDLDSAERPIVTSNEIWSFQKN